In Acidovorax sp. 106, the following proteins share a genomic window:
- a CDS encoding protein-L-isoaspartate O-methyltransferase, translated as MNLPLNTSANISDPVAQARYNMIEQQIRPWNVLDADVLELLSAVRREDFVPAAHRSLAFMDIEVPLLGDDAEEAVRQGHSMLQPRLEARILQDLRIQPTDRVLEIGAGSGYMAALLAHRAERVVSLEINPTLVNMAQDNLRNAGVHNADVRQGDGARDAVPDGPFDVILLSGSVAQVPQNLLALLRDGGRLGAVVGTDPVMRFTLVRREGDRFVTTSPWDTTAPRLVNFPEPSSFSF; from the coding sequence ATGAATTTGCCACTGAACACGTCCGCCAACATCAGCGACCCCGTCGCCCAGGCCCGCTACAACATGATCGAGCAACAGATCCGGCCCTGGAACGTGCTGGATGCCGACGTGCTGGAACTGCTGTCTGCCGTGCGCCGTGAAGACTTTGTGCCCGCAGCCCACCGCAGCCTGGCTTTCATGGACATTGAAGTGCCCCTGCTGGGCGATGACGCCGAAGAAGCCGTGCGCCAGGGCCACAGCATGCTGCAACCCCGGCTGGAAGCACGCATTCTGCAAGACCTGCGCATTCAGCCTACCGACCGCGTGTTGGAGATTGGCGCGGGCTCGGGCTACATGGCCGCCCTGCTAGCCCACCGCGCAGAGCGCGTCGTGTCACTCGAAATCAACCCCACCCTGGTCAACATGGCGCAAGACAACCTGCGCAACGCTGGTGTGCACAACGCCGACGTGCGCCAAGGTGACGGTGCCCGTGACGCCGTGCCAGACGGCCCTTTTGACGTGATTTTGCTCAGCGGCTCGGTGGCCCAGGTCCCACAAAACCTGTTGGCCCTGCTGCGCGACGGTGGCCGCCTGGGCGCCGTAGTGGGCACCGACCCCGTGATGCGGTTCACCCTGGTTCGCCGCGAAGGTGACCGGTTTGTGACCACCTCCCCCTGGGACACCACGGCCCCCCGCCTGGTCAACTTCCCTGAGCCTTCCAGCTTCTCGTTCTAA
- a CDS encoding TolC family outer membrane protein, producing MTAFRPTSLTLALGAALSAALCAPVHAQSLTELVESARTYDTTWQAARAQLDAAARRADQAQAGLLPSAALTSGVTRAQTDVSRPDIERTANTQTLGVNASQPLYRPANRITLEQGQRGVDVAQAQLDAATQDLLVRVSQAYFDVLAAQDTLAFVQAQKTAVSEQLASAKRNFEVGTSTVTDSREAQARYDLVIAQEIAAENDLRVKKLALDQLVGVTNAQPVPLAQPVQLPNVEPTNVNHWVDLARDQQPGVRQAAIALDIARLETKKAETGHRPTLDLQAGYNITRNPTGTLTSPGVNSRTNVASVGLAFNLPLFAGFSVQNRVKETLALETKAEADLETNRRNVAQATRAAFFGVQSGQGQVQALEAAEASSQSALDANKLGYQVGVRINIDVLNAQSQLYQTKRDLAQARYNVLLGTLKLRQAAGTLTQEDVGRINGLLAQPAATGSAGTGVKQP from the coding sequence ATGACAGCTTTTCGGCCTACCTCCCTGACACTGGCGCTTGGCGCCGCCTTGAGTGCAGCCCTGTGCGCCCCGGTGCATGCCCAGAGCCTGACGGAGCTGGTGGAATCAGCCCGCACCTACGACACCACCTGGCAAGCCGCCCGCGCACAGCTTGACGCCGCCGCACGCCGTGCCGACCAGGCCCAGGCAGGCCTGCTGCCCAGCGCAGCTCTCACGTCGGGGGTAACCCGGGCACAGACCGATGTGAGCCGCCCCGACATTGAACGCACGGCCAACACCCAGACGCTGGGCGTGAACGCCTCGCAGCCGCTGTACCGCCCCGCCAACCGCATTACTCTGGAGCAAGGCCAGCGCGGCGTGGATGTGGCCCAAGCCCAACTGGACGCAGCCACGCAAGACCTGCTGGTGCGCGTGAGCCAGGCCTATTTCGACGTGCTGGCAGCGCAAGACACGCTGGCCTTTGTGCAGGCGCAAAAGACAGCCGTGTCTGAGCAATTGGCATCTGCCAAGCGCAACTTTGAAGTCGGCACCTCCACCGTCACCGATTCGCGCGAAGCCCAGGCCCGCTACGACCTGGTGATCGCCCAGGAAATTGCGGCTGAAAACGACCTGCGCGTGAAGAAGCTGGCACTCGACCAACTGGTGGGCGTGACCAACGCCCAGCCCGTGCCGCTGGCCCAACCCGTGCAATTGCCCAACGTGGAGCCCACCAACGTCAACCACTGGGTGGACCTGGCCCGCGACCAGCAACCCGGCGTGCGCCAGGCGGCCATTGCGCTGGACATTGCCCGGCTGGAAACCAAGAAAGCCGAAACCGGCCACCGCCCCACCCTGGACTTGCAAGCGGGCTACAACATCACCCGCAACCCCACAGGCACCCTCACCAGCCCCGGCGTGAACAGCCGCACCAACGTGGCCAGCGTGGGCTTGGCCTTCAACCTGCCATTGTTTGCAGGCTTCTCGGTGCAAAACCGCGTCAAGGAAACCTTGGCCCTGGAAACCAAGGCCGAGGCCGACCTGGAAACCAACCGTCGCAACGTGGCGCAGGCCACCCGTGCGGCCTTCTTTGGCGTGCAGTCGGGCCAAGGGCAGGTGCAGGCGCTGGAAGCGGCCGAGGCCTCCAGCCAAAGCGCTCTGGACGCCAACAAGCTGGGCTACCAGGTGGGCGTGCGCATCAACATCGACGTGCTCAACGCCCAAAGCCAGCTCTACCAAACCAAGCGCGACCTGGCCCAGGCCCGCTACAACGTGCTGCTGGGCACGCTGAAGCTGCGCCAGGCTGCTGGCACCCTGACACAGGAAGACGTGGGCCGCATCAACGGCCTGCTGGCCCAGCCAGCCGCCACAGGGTCCGCGGGCACGGGCGTTAAGCAGCCTTGA
- a CDS encoding rhodanese-like domain-containing protein, giving the protein MITRVRPAQLAQWFAANPAGTQPLVLDVREPWELQTASVRAEGFELRAIPMGEIPGRLSELPKDQPIACLCHHGMRSMNVAAFLEQHGFEHLANISGGIDAWSHEVDPAVPRY; this is encoded by the coding sequence ATGATCACTCGCGTTCGCCCTGCCCAACTGGCGCAATGGTTTGCCGCCAACCCAGCGGGCACCCAGCCCTTGGTACTGGACGTGCGCGAGCCCTGGGAGCTGCAAACCGCCAGCGTGCGGGCCGAGGGGTTCGAGCTGCGGGCCATCCCGATGGGCGAAATCCCCGGGCGCCTGAGCGAGCTGCCCAAAGACCAGCCCATCGCCTGCCTGTGCCACCACGGCATGCGCAGCATGAATGTGGCTGCATTTTTGGAGCAGCACGGGTTTGAACACCTGGCCAATATTTCAGGGGGCATTGACGCCTGGTCGCATGAAGTCGACCCCGCTGTGCCCCGCTACTGA